In one window of Camelus dromedarius isolate mCamDro1 chromosome 7, mCamDro1.pat, whole genome shotgun sequence DNA:
- the TMEM213 gene encoding transmembrane protein 213, which yields MKHLSSAPRAALVLSLVFASFPSAGLAESSSSSNSTLTVHHPDLETLEQCPNVDFCPQAARCCHTGVDEYGWIAAAVGWSLLFLTLILLCVDKLMKLTPDEPKDLQA from the exons ATGAAGCACCTCAGCTCTGCACCCCGGGCCGCCCTGGTCCTCAGCCTGGTCTTTGCCTCCTTCCCCTCGGCTGGCTTGGCAG AatcaagcagcagcagcaattcAACCTTGACCGTCCACCATCCAGACCTTGAGACCCTGGAGCAGTGCCCCA ATGTAGACTTCTGCCCACAAGCAGCCCGCTGTTGCCACACAGGAGTGGATGAATACGGCTGGATCGCGGCTGCCGTTGGCTGGAGTCTCTTGTTCCTCACCCTCATCCTGCTCTGTGTGGACAAACTGATGAAGCTAACCCCAGATGAGCCCAAGGACTTGCAAGCATGA